DNA from Algisphaera agarilytica:
AGCTGCGGCGTCGGGCCGCGCGGGTCTGCGACGGGGTGGGTTCGGGTTGCTTGGCCTGGTCGTTCACGTGGGTTGGCCCAGAGGCATCGCGCGGGCCGCGTCGGCCAGACGCTGGTGCAGGATTTCGTGATCGCCCACCATCGCGAGCATGGCCTCGAGCTGCTCGACCCGGTCGAGACTGCCCAGCGGCGCTTCGATTTGATGCAGCGCCGCGTCGCCGAGCGCTTCGGACGCGGCGATGAACCAGTGCCCCGCCGCGGCGAAACCATCGTCGCCCGGTGACAGGCGCTGGTTCACCCAGTCGGCATCCGGTGCCGGGACGGAGCAGCGAACCTGAATATCGCCGAGGGTCGCGAGCGTCCAGGTGTCTTCGCGGGTTTCGTTGTCGCACCACAGGACTTCGACCTGTCGCTTGTATTCGAGGGCGGAACGCGCAATACCTTCGGCGGCGGAGCGGTCCAGCGGCTTGGTCACCGCGACACACCCGTCCCGCGGGTCGTTCCAGCAGGCGTTGGTCCCGAGCTGCACCGCGGTGTCGGCCGCGGTCAATCGACGCTGGCGACGGCACTCCTGCAACGGCAACACGATGCGGGCGTAGGCCGTCCAGTCTCCAGCCTCTTTGGCCAACGCCAAGGCTTCCAGGCACAGCGCTTCGCTGCCGAGGTAGTCCATGTCGGTCAGCAACTGACTGGCGTTTTGCATCAGGTCGTCTAAGGACTGGTTCATGCCTGGATTGTAATCGCGTGACGCAGACCGTGGAGGAAAATGGGGCGTGGTTGAAACAATCCGCTTGCTCCGGCGTCCTACTCTATGGCTATGGTCTGTTTCACCACGAAAGGGCGAAGATGAAATACGGTTATTGGGGCGCCGTGCTTGTTTTAGCTGTCCTTCCCGCTGTTTGTAGTTGGGCGTTGGCGGGAACCAGCCGAGTGGTTGGTCCCGGTCAGGCACTGAACGAGCAGATGCAAGAGCACTATGCCTGGCCGATGGGGACTTGGGGACTGGTTAACGCGCCGTGTAGGCAGAACGCCTGGCAGCCTTGGTTCAGCGAACGTGTCAGCGACGTGATCCACTTTGAGCTCGCACCCACCAATCTTGATGAGGTTAATGGCTTGCTTGCTCAGTTGTCGGCGATCGATATCCGCGTCAAGCAGGTCATCCTGAATCCCGGGAAGGAACCGTACGCCCTTGGCTTCGTCACTGCTTTAGAAGAGGGTAACGGGTTGCCCATGATCTTCTCGATCGGCAGCCAGTTGCAGAATGACCTCTGGTTTGACCGGCTGGAAGATGGGAAGTTCGGCGTTTACGAATACCACGAGGCGCCGCGTGCGTTGCCACCAACGATGGCGATTTATGTCGGCCACGACTTGATCGATCTCAACAAACTACAGATATCACCGAACGTCAGGGTGTCAGTGGCTGAGTTGGGGCCGGAACAGGTAGCTGAGTGGGGTGAACGATTGGCTCCGCTGCGCGAGTTCGTTGCGGCGCATGAGGCGAGGCAAGCCGAGCATCAGTTGATACCCGAGGCGGTACGCCGTCGGGACTGATATGCCGGTTTAGATTGTGAAGCCTTGCCGTGGACTCACTTAACGTACGCGGCGTAGATCGCGTTGAGGGCGGTGTCGAAGTCGTTGACGTTGACGCCGACGATGATATTCAGCTCGCTGCTGCCCTGATCGATCATCCGGATGTTCACGCTCGCCTCGGCCAGGGCGCTGAACAGCGTGGCGGCCATGCCGGGCTTGGTCTTCATGTTTCGGCCGACGGTGGCGATCAGTGCGAGATCGGGGTCGACGCTGAGGGTGTCCGGCTCGATGTCACGCCGCAAGTCTTCCAGCACGCGGTCGAGCTTGCCCGTCAACTCGTCGTCGGCGACAACGATCGAGAGCGTGTCGATGCCCGAAGGCATGTGCTCGAAACTCACGCCGTTGCGGCGGAGGATCCCCAGGACCTGTTCGCCGTAGCCGATGACTTCGTTCATCAGCGTCTTTTCGAGGTGGATGATGGTGAAGTCTTTCCGGCCCGCGATGCCGGTAATGGGGTAGCGGGTGGGCTGCTCGGTGTCGCTGCCGACGATGAGCGTGCCGGGGTGTTCGGGGTCGTTGGTGTTGCGGATGTTGACCGGGATGCCCGCGTGCCGAACGGGGAAGACCGCTTCGGGGTGGAGCACGGTGGCGCCCATGTAGGACAGCTCGCGCAGCTCGCGGTAGGTCAGCGTCTCGATGGTCTGCGGTTGGTTGACGACGCGCGGGTCGGTCATGAGAAGGCCGGAGACATCGGTCCAGTTTTCGTAGACCTTGGCTCCCGTGGCGCGGGCAACGATGGCGCCGGTGACGTCCGAGCCGCCGCGGCTGAAGGTCTTGATGTGGCCCTCGGGCGTGCTGCCGTAGAACCCGGGGACGACGGCCCGGCCGAGCTCCTGAAGCTTATCGCCGAGCGTGCGGTAGGTGCGTTCCTCGTCCAGACGGCCAAGCGAGTTGAAGAAGATCACCTCGGCCGAGTCGACGAAGGCGATGCCCAACCGCTCGGCGAGGATGCGGCCGTTGAGGTATTCGCCACGGCTGGCGGCGTAATCGGGGCCGCGACCCGTCTGGGCGTTTTCGGCGATCTTGGCCTTGACCTCGCCCAGCAGCGCATCCATGTCCAACTCGACGCCGAGCTCCTCTGCGATGCCTCGGAAACGCTTCTCGATGATGCCGAAGGCCTCGTCAAACGCCACGCCCTGGCCGGCCGACTCGTGACAGAGGTAGAGCAGGTCGGTGACCTTGCGGTCGTCGGCCGAGCGTTTGCCCGGGGCCGAGGGCACGACGAATCGGCGGTCGGGGTCGGCGTCGATGATCGCGTGGGCCTTGGCGATCTGCTCGGACGAAGCCAGGGAGGAGCCGCCGAACTTGGCGACTTTCACGGTCGATGGCGTGGAGGGGGAGGCGTTCATGGGGCGGATACGTTAACCGCCCGGGTTCGGGGCCGCCATTTGGGACGGTGGATTGGCGTGGGCGCGCGGGGCCAAGCCCCGCGGCTAACGGGGACAAATTCGGCGGTTTTACATGCGATTCGGGCTGGCTCGACAGGGCAGCGGGTTTGGCTATACTGTGCGACTCCCCATCTCGCCCGGATGGCGGAATTGGCAGACGCGCCGCGTTGAGGTCGCGGTGGAGGTAAAACTCCTTGCAGGTTCGACTCCTGTTCCGGGCATTGACGCTCCGCAGCCGCGGGGCGTTTTTTTGTGGCGGGGCGGCCACGGCGGAAACTCCTTTTCAGGCTACGGAATCAGCGATAGGCTGTAACCACTGTCGATCGTGGTGGGGAACCCGATCTCCCGTGGAAGAGGAACGACATGCAGACGACAAAGATGCGGAAGTGGGTGGGGGCGTTGGCCCTCGTGGCGGTGGGGTGCGTGGGGCTGACGGGTTGCCAGAGCGCCCCGCCTCAGGAGAAGGCCCCCGAACCGGTGGTGCCCGCGGGGAAAATCACCTTTGAAGACGCGGTGAAGATCGACAACGGCGTGGTCCGCCTCGCGGTGTCGCCCAGCGTGGGCCGGGTCGTCGAGTTTGGCTACGTCGGACAGCCGAATCTTCTTTGGGTCAACACCCAGGACATCTTCGACACCCCGCCCGGCCCCGATACCTACTACAACATCGGCGGCGACAAGCTCTGGGTTGCGCCCCAGCCGCTTTGGAAGAACGCCTTCGGCCACGACAACTGGCCTCCCGAAGGCGTGATCGACGGCGCGGCTTGGACGCTGGTCGAACAGAAACGCGATTCGATCACAATCCAGAGCCCCGAGAGCCCGGATTACGGCGTGGTGGTACGACGGACGTTCCAACTTCCGGCGTCCAAATCCCAGGCCGTGATCACCAACCAAATCGTGCGGCTCCGAGCCAACCCGCACCCGTTGCAGCTCTGGACGGTGACGCAGATCAAAGAGCCCGACACGGCCGTGCTCGACATCGCCAAGGACGGGCCGGAGATGCCCACGCCGTTCGTCAAGATGACCGATGAGACCCCGGTGAAAGTCGAGGGGTACGTACGGTTGATCGGGGAGGGCGGGGCGGTGGCGTGGACCCAGCAAGGCGACGTCCACGCCAAGCTCGGAACACTTGGCCGATGGGTCGCCGGGGTGTACGACGGCGTGGTCTTCCGCCAGTCCACCAAGTTCGACGCCAACGCGGCCTACCCCGAAGCGTCGTCGGTGCAGGTCTACCGGGCCGGGGACTACACCGAGCTCGAACTGCTCAGCCCGCTCATCCAGCTCGCCCCCGGCGAATCGATGAGCAACACGGTCACATGGGCACTCATCGAAGTCAGCAAGCAATACGACCCGACCGATTTCCTTCTGGCGTCCGACCCGAAGTAACCGCTCGCATCACAGCACGAAGTTCGAAAGGTCTGCGTCTTCCACGACGGGGGCGACCTGTTGCTTTACGAACTCGGCGGTGATCGAGAGCTTGGTCTCGCCACCGGCGACGCGCTCGGGCGCGTCGAAGTTCACCTGATCGAAGACCTTCTCGATGATCGTGGTGAGTCGGCGGGCGCCGATGTTCTCCAGCGTGGTGTTGGCCTGGGCGGCGAGCTCGGCCATCGCTTCGATCGCCTCGGGCTCGAACTCCACCTCCAACCCTTCGACGCCCAAGAGCGCCTGCTGCTGTTTGGTGAGCGCGTTCTTGGGCTCGGTCAGGATGCGGATGAAGTCGGCCTTGCCCAGAGCCTGCAACTCAACGCGGATCGGGAAGCGGCCCTGAAGCTCGGGCATCAGGTCGCTCACCGCGGCGACGTGGAACGCGCCCGCTGCGATGAAGAGGATGTGGTCGGTGTGAACGGTGCCGTACTTGGTCGAGACCGCCGAGCCCTCGACGATCGGCAGCAGGTCGCGCTGCACGCCCTGCCGGCTGACATCGGGCGAGCCGGACCCGCCGCCCGAAGAACTCTGAGCCCCGCTGGGC
Protein-coding regions in this window:
- a CDS encoding aspartate kinase, with translation MNASPSTPSTVKVAKFGGSSLASSEQIAKAHAIIDADPDRRFVVPSAPGKRSADDRKVTDLLYLCHESAGQGVAFDEAFGIIEKRFRGIAEELGVELDMDALLGEVKAKIAENAQTGRGPDYAASRGEYLNGRILAERLGIAFVDSAEVIFFNSLGRLDEERTYRTLGDKLQELGRAVVPGFYGSTPEGHIKTFSRGGSDVTGAIVARATGAKVYENWTDVSGLLMTDPRVVNQPQTIETLTYRELRELSYMGATVLHPEAVFPVRHAGIPVNIRNTNDPEHPGTLIVGSDTEQPTRYPITGIAGRKDFTIIHLEKTLMNEVIGYGEQVLGILRRNGVSFEHMPSGIDTLSIVVADDELTGKLDRVLEDLRRDIEPDTLSVDPDLALIATVGRNMKTKPGMAATLFSALAEASVNIRMIDQGSSELNIIVGVNVNDFDTALNAIYAAYVK
- a CDS encoding DUF4380 domain-containing protein, producing the protein MQTTKMRKWVGALALVAVGCVGLTGCQSAPPQEKAPEPVVPAGKITFEDAVKIDNGVVRLAVSPSVGRVVEFGYVGQPNLLWVNTQDIFDTPPGPDTYYNIGGDKLWVAPQPLWKNAFGHDNWPPEGVIDGAAWTLVEQKRDSITIQSPESPDYGVVVRRTFQLPASKSQAVITNQIVRLRANPHPLQLWTVTQIKEPDTAVLDIAKDGPEMPTPFVKMTDETPVKVEGYVRLIGEGGAVAWTQQGDVHAKLGTLGRWVAGVYDGVVFRQSTKFDANAAYPEASSVQVYRAGDYTELELLSPLIQLAPGESMSNTVTWALIEVSKQYDPTDFLLASDPK